The uncultured Bacteroides sp. genomic sequence GTATTCTGACTCCAACCAAGATGGTTGAGCAGGCAAATAGTTATGAATATGCCACTTTCTATAATCAGATGCGTGCTAACGACGGTCTTACAGCAATGTTCTCAGATGCAGTCATGGCTAAATTCAAAGATCATTCTGATCCTATCCGTTTCCCTGATATAAAGTGGGCTAACTATATAATGAAGGATGCAACACTTCAAACTCAGCATAACATAAATATAACTGGCGGTTCTAAAGATGTACGTTACTTTATTTCTGTTGGTGCTTTTACTCAAGGTGGTTTGTTTAAGGAATTTGGTCAGAATTATAATTATGGTTATCAATATAACCGTTTCAATTACCGTTCAAACCTGGATATCGATGTTACTAAGACAACAACATTATCATTTAATATAGCAGGAAATGTAAGTAATGCCGATAAACCAAATACTGGTCAGGGTAGTTCAGGAATGATTAAAGCGATGTATCAGGCTACTCCATTCTCTAGCCCTGGCATTATTGATGGAAAGTACATTAGTACTGCAACTGATTATGATGATGTTCAGTTACCATTTGTAGGTGGAAGTGGAACAACATACTTTGGTAATGCTTCTACGCCAGGAGGTTTTACGCAAACCAACTATAATAAATTGCAGTTCGACTTACTTTTAGATCAAAAATTGAATATGCTGACAAAGGGACTTTCATTTAAGGCAAAAGGTTCTTATAATAATGATTTCTCTATCTCTAAGACTGGAGCTGTTTCTAAAGCCACCTATTTCCCTGTTCTTCAGAAAAACGGAAATATTTTGTATAAGAAATCCGGCGAAAATGGTGCAATCTCTTATACAGAAACAACAGGCAAGGGACGTGATTGGTATTTAGAATCTTCATTGAACTATAATCGTACCTTCGGACTAAATACTATAACAGCTTTGTTACTTTATAATCAGAGCAAGGACTACTATTATAGTTCATCAGATTATCCTGATATTCCTCGTGGTTATGTAGGGTTAGTTGGACGTGTAACTTACGACTGGAATAATCGCTATATGGCTGAATTCAATGTAGGTTACAACGGATCTGAAAACTTTGCTCCGAGCAAACGTTTCGGTACTTTCCCTGCAGGATCTATTGGATGGATTGCCAGTGAAGAAAATTTCTTTAAGCCATTAAAGCCTATTGTAAATTTTATGAAATTAAGAGCTTCATGGGGACTTGTCGGTAACGATAAAATTGGTGGTTCTAGATTTATGTATTTGGCTGATCCCTATGGTGTTAATAATGCTACTATAGCTTCAAGAGGAGGGTATGCTTATAATTTTGGTATTGAAAATTCTACATTATATAAAGGAGCTTATGAGGACTCTAAAAATAATCCGGATGTAACCTGGGAAAAAGCCTTCAAACAGGATTATGGTGTTGATGCTAACTTCCTGAATGATCGTTTGCGTACTACATTTGATTATTATTATGAACACCGTACAAATATTCTGTTGATAGACTATACAGCTCCTTCAATAATCGGCTTTACAGTACCTTATACCAATCAGGGTATTGTTAATAGCTGGGGTTGGGAAGCATCAGCTAAATGGCAGGATAAAATAGGTAAAGACTTCCGCTATTGGGCTGGTGTGAATCTCTCTTATAACCAGAATAAGATTATTGAAGAGAAAGAATCTCCGATGAATAATGATTATCAGTACGCTAAAGGTCATCGTATCGGTGCGCGCTCAATGTATCAGTTAGCGAATTTTTATTATAGTGGTTGCGAGGCTGATTATAAAAGTAAGTATGGTGTAGACTTCCCAACACAGTTAATTCAAAATATAGCAGCAGGTGATGCCGTTTATGTTGACCTTGATAAAAATGGTAAGATTGACGAGAATGATATGACTCGTAGTAACGGATATACAGACGATCCTGAATATTTGATCGGATTCAATTTCGGATTCAAATGGAAAAATCTTGAAGTAAGTTCACAGTGGACAGGTGCCTGGAATGTAACTCGTATGATATCAGACGTATTCCGTCAACCATTTTTAAATGCATCAGGCTCTTTAGAAGGTGGCTTGCTTAAGTACCATCTGGATCATACGTGGACTGCTGAGAACCCTTCACAGGGCTCTTTTTATCCCCGTGCTACATGGGCTAATGCTGCACAGAATTATGCTACTTCAAATTTATATGAGAAGGATGCTAAATACCTACGTCTGAAAACGCTTCAGGTGGCTTATGATTTGAATTTCCCGCTTATGAAAAAGGTTGGACTAAATCAAATGCAATTAGCATTAAGTGGATATAACTTGTTAACATTTTCTCCATATATCTGGGGAGATCCTGAAACAAGAGCAAGTAGTTCACCTTCTTATCCATTACAGAGAACTTATACTCTGAGCTTGAAACTTGGATTCTAATTTTAATAATACTAAAATGAAACTACATAAAAAATTATTTTTCGGAGTTGCCATGGCTACAATTACAGCCATAGGTGCAGGCTCTTGTACTGATGAATTAGCTGTGGGAAATTCATTCCTTGACAAAGCTGCCGGAGCATCAGTAACTCAAGATACCGTTTTCAATAATCCAGAATATACACGTCAGTTTCTGGCTGCAATCTACTCACTGCAATATTATGGACTGCCATATGTTAGTAGTAATAGTGCACCATTAACTGTCAGTTATTTTACAGGAAAATTTGATGCTTTATCTGATTGCTATCAATTACATTCCCCAAATTCAAAAGTCTTTTTGCAATATTATTCAGGTACATTCAATGCAAATACCGGTGGAGGTATCTATGGTTACCTCACAGAGAATGTATGGGTCCTTGTACGTCGTGCATATTTGCTAATTGAGAATATTGACAAAGTTCCAAATATGGAAGATTCAGAAAAGGCTCGTCTGTGTGATGAGGCAAGATGCCTTATTGCTTCCAGCTATTTCAATCTGTTCCGTAATTATGGAGGGCTTCCTATTATAACCAAGACTTTCACCGGTACAGAATCTTCGTATGATGTACCTCGTGCATCAGTAGAAAAAACGGTTAATTTTATGGTAGGTCTTCTCGATAAAACCATAAAAGATGGAAACTTGCCTTGGGGATATACCGGAACAGATGCACAAATCAATACAGGTCACTGGACTAAAGCCGGGGCGATGGCTTTGAAGTGTAAAATTCTTCAGTTTGCTGCTTCTCCTTTGTTTAATGATACTAAAGGTTATTATGGTGGAACAACCCAGGCTGAAAGAGATAGTCTTGTATGGTACGGTGGTTTTAGAGCAGAACTATGGACTCAATGTAAACAGGCTTGTGCTGATTTCTTTACACAACTTAGTGCTAATGGGGTATATGCGTTGACTCAGCCTACAGCTAAAACACAAGAAGCATATCGTTATGCATATCGTTTTGGGTATATAAACGAAGCAAGCACAGAAATACTACATTCAGTGCGTGTTGCTACAAGTGCTCGTGATTCAAAATATCAATGGACGTACTTGAATAATGTCAGGAATGATCGTTATTCGTATACTCCGACACAAGAATATGTAGAGATGTTCCCTTGGAGTGATGGTTCTCCATTTGATTGGAGTGCAGCTCAAAAAGCAGGCAAACTGGACAAGATGTTTATCAAAGGTGATACTGTTGTAGGTAATCAGGACTTGCAGCACAGAGTTTTGACTCGTGATCCTCGTCTTTACGAAACAATTCGTATTAATGGTGTTCCTCAGGCTATTGACTGGAACTCGGGAAAAGCTTCCGGAAACATATATGAAAACTGGGTAGGTGGTTCAGATGCAGGAAATCAGCCTGCCACTGAAACAGGATATTTTGCTACAGGATATGCTAATAATAAATATTATGCAGGAGATGTCTTCTATACCACAGTGCATTATGCTCAGTGGGATGCAATTCGTCTTTCCGATATCTATTTGACTTATGCAGAAGCTTTGTTGCAGGCAGGCAATGACTTTACCGGCGCTTTGACTTATGTAGATGCAGTTAGAGCACGTGTAGGGCTTGGTGGACTTGCAGCTTGCAATCCTAGTGAGAACCTCACATCTAATAAGGCTAATCTGCTTGAAGAGATTCTTCGAGAACGTGCTTGTGAGTTGGGACTTGAAGATTCACGTTATTTTGACCTGGTACGTTATAAACGTTCAGATCGTTTTGAAACAAATACCCACGGTTTACGCATGTATCGTCTAAAGAAAGATGCCAATGGTAATTGGGTTCGTGCTACAGATAAATGGTGGAATGGTGATAAGCAAACAGACAAGACAAATAAAACTGCTCCAGGATTTTATGAACCAACTCATTTCGATTTCGAAAAATTCGAATTGACAAGTGGTTCTCGTGTGCAGTGGAACGGATTTGATGCAAAATGGTATCTTCAGCCGTTCCCACAGTCTGAAATCAATAAAAAATATGGTTTGGTTCAGAATCCAGGATGGTAATCGGTAAAATATTGAAATTGAAATTTTGAAATATTATGAAACAAAATAAAATATTAGTGTTGTCATTGTTGATGTGTTTAACCGTTCCGGCAGTGGCACAACAAGATGATAAAACACAAACTGACGGTAAATACACTAATCAGACAATTGATGTAGGAGCAGACAAAACGTTTACACGTGAAGAGTCAACCGCTTCTGTATCTGTCATAACCGTCAATTCTACAGATAAGCGTAGTGCCAGAAATATAGGTAACTCAATTATTGGTCAGGGTTCTGGTCTTATTTCTTTGCAGAATGCCGGTAATTATGCTGCTGCAAATCCAACATTCTATGTACGCGGTCTTCAGAGTCTTTCCGGAAGCAGTCCGTTAATACTTGTCGATGGTATAGAACGCGATATAAATAATGTTACTCCCGAGGAAGTTGAGTCTGTTACAATTCTTAAGGACGCTGCTGCTGTAGCTTTATATGGTTATAAAGGTGTTAACGGAGCAATATTGGTAACAACAAAACGTGGTAAATACAATAGTAAATCCACAAAAATCTCATTTGACCATGTGTTTAATTTTATGGCAAATAAGCCTGAGTTCGTAGATGCTGCAACTTATGGTAGTGCTGTAAACGAGGCTCGTGCCAACGACGGACTCGCCGCACGTTATTCTAATGATGAAATTGCAGCGTTCAAGTCTGGGCAATATCCATATCTTTATCCAAATGTGAATTGGGTGGATCAGACATTTCGCGACAATGCTGTTACAAATAAATTAAATATAGAGTTCACAGGTGGAGGCCAGAAATTCCGTTATTTCACAATGATCAACTTGATCTCAGATAATGGTTTTATTGCAAATCCAGGTAAAAATGATACGTATTCTACACAGAATAAATATGTGAAAGCGAACTTACGTACCAATTTGGATATAGACCTTACACCTTCCACTAAACTTAAAGTTAATCTTTTTGGCGCGTTGAATGAGGTTAGTCGTCCAGGTAATTCCGTTGATCTTTGGGATCTGGCTTATTCTCTTCCTTCTGCTGCTTTTCCTGTTAAGGATGAGAGTGGAAATTGGGGTGGTAATGCAACTTGGGATGGAACAAAGAATCCTTTAGCTCAGTCAATAGGTGCTGCTTATACTAAAAATAATACGCGTAGTTTATTTTCAGACATAACTATTAATCAGAATCTTTCAAGTGTTTTAGATGGACTTAACGGACAAATCCGTGTATCATATGATAACACTTCAAATATTTTAGAAAATCATAGCAAAACTTATGTTTATGGTAATGCAATTCCTGGTGCATGGGCAAACGGGGCTCCTACTGTAGCAAGTAATTATACAGGTGGTTCTGATTCAGAAATGAGTACCGATGCTTCAACAAATTCTTTTTCCCGTCGTTTCCATTTTGACGG encodes the following:
- a CDS encoding RagB/SusD family nutrient uptake outer membrane protein, with translation MKLHKKLFFGVAMATITAIGAGSCTDELAVGNSFLDKAAGASVTQDTVFNNPEYTRQFLAAIYSLQYYGLPYVSSNSAPLTVSYFTGKFDALSDCYQLHSPNSKVFLQYYSGTFNANTGGGIYGYLTENVWVLVRRAYLLIENIDKVPNMEDSEKARLCDEARCLIASSYFNLFRNYGGLPIITKTFTGTESSYDVPRASVEKTVNFMVGLLDKTIKDGNLPWGYTGTDAQINTGHWTKAGAMALKCKILQFAASPLFNDTKGYYGGTTQAERDSLVWYGGFRAELWTQCKQACADFFTQLSANGVYALTQPTAKTQEAYRYAYRFGYINEASTEILHSVRVATSARDSKYQWTYLNNVRNDRYSYTPTQEYVEMFPWSDGSPFDWSAAQKAGKLDKMFIKGDTVVGNQDLQHRVLTRDPRLYETIRINGVPQAIDWNSGKASGNIYENWVGGSDAGNQPATETGYFATGYANNKYYAGDVFYTTVHYAQWDAIRLSDIYLTYAEALLQAGNDFTGALTYVDAVRARVGLGGLAACNPSENLTSNKANLLEEILRERACELGLEDSRYFDLVRYKRSDRFETNTHGLRMYRLKKDANGNWVRATDKWWNGDKQTDKTNKTAPGFYEPTHFDFEKFELTSGSRVQWNGFDAKWYLQPFPQSEINKKYGLVQNPGW
- a CDS encoding TonB-dependent receptor, whose protein sequence is MKHILFSLGRWNTKLFVKPPILIFFLAASFVSSVGIQSASAAENIVQQQKNTITGVVTDAQGELIFGANVKVQGDKLGTTTNIDGAFKLNAPIGAKLVVSFIGYETKIVVAKGETMKIVLTDNSTMLKDVEIVAYGVQKKVTLTGAVSSIKSEELVRTPVSSVNNVLAGQLSGVTTIQYSGEPGSDAASIFVRGQATWTDSSPLIQVDGVERSMSDIDPNEIESVTVLKDASATAVFGVRGANGVVLITTKRGKEEKAKISVTTSSSILTPTKMVEQANSYEYATFYNQMRANDGLTAMFSDAVMAKFKDHSDPIRFPDIKWANYIMKDATLQTQHNINITGGSKDVRYFISVGAFTQGGLFKEFGQNYNYGYQYNRFNYRSNLDIDVTKTTTLSFNIAGNVSNADKPNTGQGSSGMIKAMYQATPFSSPGIIDGKYISTATDYDDVQLPFVGGSGTTYFGNASTPGGFTQTNYNKLQFDLLLDQKLNMLTKGLSFKAKGSYNNDFSISKTGAVSKATYFPVLQKNGNILYKKSGENGAISYTETTGKGRDWYLESSLNYNRTFGLNTITALLLYNQSKDYYYSSSDYPDIPRGYVGLVGRVTYDWNNRYMAEFNVGYNGSENFAPSKRFGTFPAGSIGWIASEENFFKPLKPIVNFMKLRASWGLVGNDKIGGSRFMYLADPYGVNNATIASRGGYAYNFGIENSTLYKGAYEDSKNNPDVTWEKAFKQDYGVDANFLNDRLRTTFDYYYEHRTNILLIDYTAPSIIGFTVPYTNQGIVNSWGWEASAKWQDKIGKDFRYWAGVNLSYNQNKIIEEKESPMNNDYQYAKGHRIGARSMYQLANFYYSGCEADYKSKYGVDFPTQLIQNIAAGDAVYVDLDKNGKIDENDMTRSNGYTDDPEYLIGFNFGFKWKNLEVSSQWTGAWNVTRMISDVFRQPFLNASGSLEGGLLKYHLDHTWTAENPSQGSFYPRATWANAAQNYATSNLYEKDAKYLRLKTLQVAYDLNFPLMKKVGLNQMQLALSGYNLLTFSPYIWGDPETRASSSPSYPLQRTYTLSLKLGF